GCTTTACGCCTTTAAGTGGTGACGCTTCCCGTATCCTAAATCACCGCACGGTCAAGGCATAGAAAACTAGCTTTTGGACGGACTAGATTGCAAGTTCACCATACATTTCTCGTTGAGCGGGGACATATGCGACATTCGCGTGTGTGTAGGTCGTGGCACAACAGTAGCTTTCCCAGCTCTTCAGTTATGGCACGGCTGAAGAATCCACTCTTCGCTGTGAGCATCGAGATAAAGCCGTATTAGCGTTCGTCAAATGCGTCGTCGCGGCAAGCAAGAAAGTTAGAGTACAGTTTTCTACAGAACATCACGTGCGTATAGCGAACGTCGCATCAGCTGTTATCCGCATCTAAGAAAGCGTTGAGATTCTCAAGGCACTGCTACGAAGCCAGACGGGTTGGGCAAAACCAAACTTCGTCGAATTGCTTACACTATGTTTGACGCATTCTCATGTACAGATCATCACGGgagtgaaaacaaaaaagaaaaaaaaagtaatttcgtTGGGATATATGCAAAAGGCACAACAATCCTCCGGAGATCCTGCTCCGAGAAATGAACGGCTTATCTCACACAAAGTCCATCTTCCTCAACAACCGCCTCTTGAAAGCCAGTCCATGAGCCATGCGTGTGGCACGAACACAGCGCGATGTTCCGCAGCACCGACGAATCTGAAAGCGCTCAGGGCAGTTCGTAAGAATCGAGTTGTCCTCGGTTCGGTTGCTCAACCTTGCACAATTTCATCAGCATGGCCCCCGCGCGCACACCGGCAACACTGTCATGACAACGTACACAACACGTCACCGCTGGCCTGAAGCTTTCGTTTACGTCCAAGACCTGTTGTTGCGTCCATTTCACGGCGTTGGCGCGTCGCTGAGCTGGAGACTTTCGCCGTCGGATTCGAGAATCATGCCGACCAGGTCGGAGCTCATCAGGAGGGGGTCGTCCCCAAAGTCGAGGCTCGATTCGAGCGAGTCGATGCTCTGCACCGAGTCGACTTCGGAAGAGTTCTCTTCGGTTTCGTTCGCCTCCCTCAGCATCTGGCTCAGTGCAGCGATGTAGTTGACCGCGAGCCTGAGCGTGGTGATCTTGGTGAGCTTGCTGTTCTCACCGTTCTTGTCCGGCACGCAGGCCGGAGGTAGCATCGGTACGGCAGCCCGGAGTTCTTCGAAGGCCCGGTTGATCTCCTGCATGCGGCATCGCTCGCGGGCATTGGCTGTTTTCCTACGGTACTTGGACAGCGGCGGAGGCTTCTGCTTTGGCTTGGGATCCCTCTTGTGactctgctgctgctgttgctgctgttgttggtGTTGTTTGCGCCGCTGCTCCGTCTCAATGCGAATCTGGACCGAGCGTGGCCTCAGGTTGTAGTCAGGGTGGAGTCGACACGACCGCTGGGGACGCCCACTAGCTGTCTGGGCCACCGGTGATGACGTCGCGGAGGTCACGGTGCTCGAGACGGCGCCGACGACTTCCATGGCCGGAGCTGGCTGCGTCGTCTGGAACGCCAAGGCACTACTCGACGCAGAAGACGCCGTCGGCTGTTGGGCAGTCGTTGTCGCTGTCGCTTGCAGGACGACATCGGCGGGGTTGAATGGTGGATACTCGATTGGTGTTGAGAAGTTTAGATCGGACGGAAAGTTGAGCTCGAGGAAGGACTCGAGCGCGACGCTGTCTACATCCATGTTGGGTATTGGCTTCCGAGAGTCAGCTCCGCTCGTTCGCCTGGATCTCGGCTCTCCCGATCTGCagcaacgaaagaaaaaaaaaagggtgattGAGTTTCGTGAAAGTTAAGAAGGGTGGCATTTTCGCTCACGCATTTACGAAGCTACCGAGCAGTGATTGGATTAGTAGTGCTCTCGTACTGCTAAGAGAACACAGCAGACTAAACGAAGATTCTGCAGACATTAGAAACTGCTTGTAGAAAGTCTTGTAGAAGAAATCACTACATAAAGTCAGCTGTGGTTGCAGGGGAGCAGTTGAGCGGTCTGCTATGTTAGTTGCCCAATTATTAAGCACGAATGGACTCCATTGAAAAACATGCCTCGTAAATACGTCAGGATAACTGCTTTAACGGCTAGAGAACGCTATTTAGAAATTCATGCGTCTCCAGTGGACAGCGTCTTTTCCATGTTGCTGTAGATATCGGTGCTCTGGAGCTGTCGCATAGTTACGCACGCAAACCACCGGGTATAATTAACTAACGTCTATTAAATAACACGAATTCATGATTTTTGTCCAGTTAAGGTTTGCAGACAACATTCATTCCATAGGAAAAAAGACTCACGGAGACACCGGTTATCATGAGCTGATGTCATCTTGCGAAAAATGACCACAGTTATATGCCTCCGACGTTGTGTACGACGCAGGACATATTTGCTGCACCATCGCAGACTGACATGATCGCTTAGTCACCGATTGTCGCGAAGCTAGTTCGTTCACTGCTTGAATTCACGAAACTCGCTATAAGCTAAACCTCCGGTTTCATAGAAGACAATAACTTTGCTCATAAGCGGCAGAAAGGTACCGTTAAGCATTATCATATAGCTGTCGGACGCGGCAAATGCTGAACGTAAACTAGTGCGTTTGCGATCCGTAAATCCACAAAAGCACTGACTGCGTCTGTTAAGATCCACTAGCATGTGTGAACCCTTGTGACTGACTGCGCAACGGACGCTTGAGCGTATCCGTGCGTACTGCGAACCTAATTTTTGCACTTCTTTCCCATTTTATTGTTCCCTCTCTGCCCACTCGCAGTGCAGGGTGACCAGCCGAGCTCAACCTACTTAACTTctaggatgacgtaggccctcgacggggcgcgcgagcgcccaactgcaggcacaaataaagtttgctccaatccaatccaatccaatccctgCCTCAGCACCTCTGTCTCCTCTATCTGGTACTCTTGTCTCCGGGGGATAAAGTTGGTGACAGAACGATGTTCGCGATCAGTGTTGGTCAATACGTTGTCTACTAGTCCACAACATTTCGATACGACACTGCGGCAGCCGAAAGGCTGGCTCTCGCGTGCCCTATACAGCCTTGCGACACCACAACTCAAGCCTCCGCGCCACTGCACGGTATTTTCGTCGAAACAGATTACGGAGGCCTCGGCCCACGTATCGAGACGACGAGACCGTGGGGGTGACCCCGGCGGTGGCGACGGCACGAGTCCTGTCGACTGCGCCACAGCTGCCTACGCCGGTCGCCTCGCCGGCGCCTCAGACGCAATCCGTGGCGCCGCGTCTCCTGGTTGGCCGCGTCGCGTCTTTTCAAAATGCGAGATCGCGATTCGCCCTTCCAGGCTGCGCGCAGGTACATGTAGTCGCATTCACGCGACGGAATCGTGCTTGCTGTGGAGGCCGGCCTATTTGTCGGAAGCCGCGCGGACCCCATTCACGTTCTTCTTCTCAAAAAGTTAGGCTCAAATTCACGAACGTTTTCGTTCGTCAGTGCTCTTTACCACTGGTGGACTGTCTTCGCTAATGCTAAGTTCGTTGTCGCCGTTCGCCGGCAGCTCTTATTAGGTGCAGTAAGAAGTGTAATACCGGTTTTTTTGTGCACAGGTCATGTCTGGCGCTTCCTGTAGAACTCGCGTACCCTATAGTATCACGTCATCCAATATCCGTGCCTGAAACCAAGTCGAACTTGGCGGCACCAGCTGAAGACCTGCGCCAGACTCTGACTGCTGCTGAAGCGCCACGTACGCCACATCAAGGAGGAATAGTCGACGCGGAGGAGAAGACGACGCGGACTAGACTCGCCATAAAATATAGTTTTCTTCTTACCCCTTCcagcactgcatttttttttcaaagggctGAGAAGCGTTAACTAGAACATCAATACTTTTATTTCCCCACAGGTTTTAAGACGTACTTCTTGAAAGTGGGGCTAAACACCGAAATTTTGGTAAAATAATGTGACTTTATTAGTGATCTGCTTCAATCCTGTCAGTGGTGCTTAAGGCACAATTAAGAAGTAAATTCGCGAAGCTTTGTTGTTTAGCCAACGCTACACTGCAGTATGTTGTGGAAGTATTGTTATGTCAACCTTTTCAAACAATTCAGCAAGATATGAGAGAATCTCGCTAATCTGAGATATTAGTGAGCTTGTTTTAACCAAACAAAATCACCCATGTATATGCATCTCCCATGAATGTAAATCGGCGGTTTGTTCCCATGACGTCAACAAATGACAACATTTAGCTGACTTACAAACTCTCGCACTAGCAGTAAGTTGCAcgttctcacaagtatgtgtccATACCAGTTACTTAAATATGTCAGTCCTATGTTGgctagagagacagagagagaaagttcTTTATGTTAGCTAACGTATTATTGGTAGGGTTTGACGCCACTGGACCGCATTTTTGCATCGAAGAACAATCAAACAAATGACGCATTAGAGTGAAACTGTTTTCTTGCACTCTCGATAGCGATCACGGGCACATTTTACTATCTTCCGACTGCACGGTTCCCCTTTTTTCATAATA
The sequence above is drawn from the Dermacentor andersoni chromosome 7, qqDerAnde1_hic_scaffold, whole genome shotgun sequence genome and encodes:
- the LOC126533166 gene encoding uncharacterized protein; the encoded protein is MDVDSVALESFLELNFPSDLNFSTPIEYPPFNPADVVLQATATTTAQQPTASSASSSALAFQTTQPAPAMEVVGAVSSTVTSATSSPVAQTASGRPQRSCRLHPDYNLRPRSVQIRIETEQRRKQHQQQQQQQQQSHKRDPKPKQKPPPLSKYRRKTANARERCRMQEINRAFEELRAAVPMLPPACVPDKNGENSKLTKITTLRLAVNYIAALSQMLREANETEENSSEVDSVQSIDSLESSLDFGDDPLLMSSDLVGMILESDGESLQLSDAPTP